A DNA window from Solanum lycopersicum chromosome 3, SLM_r2.1 contains the following coding sequences:
- the LOC101247997 gene encoding auxin-responsive protein SAUR15, translating into MGVKASKLSKLIGIGMVGKRLKLSGAAVMTPRGYVPVAVGVNLNESKRFMVHTTALYDAEFLEMLSRSAEEYGFHNQGILRIPYETNAFEERMFNATTCAGGSNRVTPKIRASD; encoded by the coding sequence ATGGGCGTTAAAGCAAGCAAATTGAGCAAGCTGATTGGGATCGGAATGGTTGGGAAGCGGCTAAAACTCAGTGGAGCTGCCGTTATGACACCTAGAGGTTATGTTCCTGTTGCCGTTGGAGTAAACCTTAATGAATCGAAACGATTTATGGTACACACAACGGCTCTCTACGATGCTGAATTTTTGGAGATGTTGTCACGATCCGCTGAAGAATATGGATTTCACAATCAAGGTATTTTGAGAATTCCTTATGAGACTAATGCTTTTGAGGAACGTATGTTTAATGCCACTACTTGTGCTGGTGGGAGCAATCGAGTTACTCCAAAAATCAGGGCATCGGATTAA
- the LOC101247706 gene encoding uncharacterized protein, which translates to MEDKSNDYYAVLGLKKECTDTELRNAYKKLALKWHPDRCSASGNLKFVDEAKKQFQAIQEAYSVLSDANKKFLYDVGVYDSGDDDDENGMGDFLNEMAAMMSQNKSNENQGEETFEELQDMFNEMFNSDNGTFSSSSSSSSSWTGTPSMCSTTSSTSSSETFLTFPNKRSSGEMKSGSSVRGDSCQFQGFCVGAGGTSGKCNERERSWRKNSKSGRKH; encoded by the exons ATGGAAGACAAAAGCAATGATTATTATGCAGTTTTGGGGTTGAAGAAGGAATGCACTGACACAGAACTTAGGAATGCCTATAAGAAGCTTGCACTG AAATGGCACCCAGATCGCTGTTCAGCATCGGGGAATTTGAAGTTTGTAGATGAAGCAAAGAAGCAATTTCAGGCAATTCAAGAAGCATATTCTG TGTTATCGGATGCAAACAAAAAGTTTTTGTACGATGTAGGAGTTTATGACTCTGGTGATGATGACGACGAAAAT GGCATGGGTGATTTCCTGAATGAAATGGCAGCTATGATGAGCCAAAATAAGTCCAAT GAAAATCAGGGAGAAGAAACCTTTGAGGAATTGCAGGATATGTTTAATGAAATGTTCAACAGTGATAATGGAacgttttcttcttcttcttcttcttcttcttcttggacTGGAACTCCTTCAATGTGCTCTACTACATCATCTACATCTTCAAGTGAGACTTTTTTAACCTTTCCCAACAAGAGAAGTTCAGGTGAAATGAAGTCGGGTAGTAGTGTAAGAGGCGATTCTTGCCAATTCCAAGGATTTTGTGTAGGG GCAGGTGGAACTTCTGGAAAATGCAATGAAAGAGAACGAAGTTGGAGGAAAAATTCCAAGAGTGGACGGAAGCATTAG